The following are encoded together in the Melitaea cinxia chromosome 22, ilMelCinx1.1, whole genome shotgun sequence genome:
- the LOC123664622 gene encoding piggyBac transposable element-derived protein 4-like yields the protein MTRHVVTPEASGTVHDCLATDPNKSHPEPGCGWRRRETRNHSPQMAPGDPYEREQKRLLELFNEVETPESSEDPYADDGEYGSDKDYYPSGDESLSSDDAAGRRPQKHASNSSGESSSSSDSDDSEKTFCPSEDEQRNENISVTQNLHVSEATSSGIPLSSNDRLINQDDRPNSPDISDQLTSPISHAPRTSAEIPSVVEGWSDTVTDIPDFNFDNAASGIQVNIDNIENVMDFFHLVFPRNFVEYLVICTNNYGKSLCQTNKPHTRYSRKAVFRETNYEEMLKFLGLSLLKGHIKCPKQRNLFTLTKAMYYHPIFTYTMSGRRYEQLLRCLYASELEAKGQQKIIKFIDMLTINFRKIYSAGENLSLDESLLLFRGRLHFRQYIKSKKARYGIKFYELTTFDGYVLNILMYSGKETTNQNMDGDESKTEKLVLRLMRPYLLRGHHLFMDNYYNSVKLSQKLLDLNTHSTGTLRKSRKDNPKFITTKKLKKGEHVWARKNKVYVSNWKDKRPVLMVTTKVHPSIIEVSNRFGKSRLKPAEVDTYNRNMSGIDRCDQMVSYYSCPRKTIRWYKKVIFYMMDIVVWNAFFLYRKYKKNNSSLYSYINYREELIQEFIGLDKNLKGSDLIKTSSIHDNRRFRPTTTCTANIPDNDGSVI from the exons ATGACTCGCCACGTGGTCACACCAGAAGCATCCGGCACCGTCCATGACTGCCTCGCCACAGACCCCAACAAATCGCACCCTGAACCTGGCTGTGGCTGGAGACGAAGGGAAACCAGAAACCACTCGCCACAA ATGGCGCCTGGAGATCCGTACGAAAGGGAACAAAAACGGTTGTTAGAATTGTTCAATGAAGTTGAAACTCCGGAATCTAGTGAAGATCCATATGCTGATGATGGGGAATACGGGTCCGACAAGGACTACTATCCTTCAGGCGACGAGTCGTTGAGTTCTGACGATGCTGCTGGACGCCGCCCACAAAAACACGCTAGTAACTCATCTGGTGAGTCTTCTTCGTCTAGTGATTCGGATGATAGTGAAAAAACATTTTGCCCTTCCGAGGACGAACAACGGAATGAGAATATTTCAGTTACCCAAAACCTTCATGTTTCGGAGGCGACGTCATCTGGCATTCCTTTATCGTCAAACGATCGGCTTATAAATCAAGATGATCGCCCCAATTCACCAGATATTTCTGATCAGCTTACTAGCCCAATCAGTCATGCTCCCAGGACATCTGCTGAGATACCTTCAGTAGTAGAAGGTTGGTCTGACACGGTGACCGATATacctgattttaattttgataacgcTGCTTCTGGTATTCAAGTAAACATTGATAACATAGAAAATGTTATGGACTTTTTTCATCTTGTTTTTCCACGGAATTTCGTTGAATATCTGGTAATATGTActaataattatggtaaatctTTGTGCCAAACTAACAAACCACATACAAGATATAGCCGCAAAGCTGTCTTTCGTGAAACCAATTATGAAGAAATGCTGAAATTTCTAGGACTTAGCCTTCTGAAAGGTCATATAAAATGTCCTAAACAAAGGAACCTTTTTACTTTAACCAAAGCAATGTATTATCATCCGATCTTTACCTACACTATGTCAGGGCGACGGTATGAACAATTATTACGCTGTCTATATGCATCGGAATTGGAGGCTAAAGGACAACAGAAGATTATAAAATTCATAGATATGTTGACTATTAACTTCAGAAAAATATATAGTGCAGGCGAGAATTTGTCATTAGATGAGTCCCTACTTCTATTTCGGGGTCGGCTACATTTTCGACAATATATAAAGTCAAAAAAAGCCCGATACGGAATTAAATTCTATGAACTTACTACGTTTGATGGCTATGTACTCAATATATTGATGTACTCTGGTAAGGAAACAACAAATCAGAATATGGATGGCGATGAATCTAAGACAGAAAAACTAGTATTAAGGTTGATGCGGCCATATTTGCTTCGTGGTCATCACTTATTCATGGACAACTATTATAACTCTGTAAAGTTGTCACAGAAATTGCTTGATTTGAACACTCATAGCACCGGCACCTTACGTAAGAGTCGTAAAGATAATCCTAAATTTATTAcgacaaaaaaattgaaaaaaggcgaGCATGTATGGGCTCGCAAAAACAAGGTATATGTTTCCAATTGGAAAGATAAACGCCCTGTCCTGATGGTTACAACTAAAGTTCATCCCTCGATTATAGAAGTTTCAAACAGATTTGGCAAATCCCGTTTAAAGCCTGCCGAAGTTGATACATATAACAGAAACATGTCTGGCATTGATCGTTGTGATCAGATGGTATCTTACTATTCTTGTCCCCGAAAAACCATCAGATGGTACaagaaagtaatattttacatgATGGACATTGTAGTGTGGAACGCCTTTTttctttatagaaaatataaaaaaaataattcaagctTGTACTCGTACATAAACTACCGAGAAGAACTGATACAGGAATTTATTGGGCTGGACAAAAATTTGAAGGGAAGCGACTTGATAAAGACGTCCAGTATTCACGATAACAGGCGATTCCGACCCACGACGACATGCACTGCTAATATACCCGATAATGATGGGAGTGTAATTTAA